In Fragaria vesca subsp. vesca linkage group LG1, FraVesHawaii_1.0, whole genome shotgun sequence, the sequence TGTATATAAAGTGATACATGGGAAGAAAGAGTAGGCAGCTAGGAACTACATTGGCCTGTAAAATTTGAAAAGCCGCAACCTTTCTGAAACGAAAGCAGGATGCCAGAATTTGTTCATCTATCCCCTCCAAAGACTAACTGAAACTTTAAAGCCAAAAGTTATCCATCTTTCTAGTATGTGGTGCAGTCACACTCAATAATAGATAGAGAGTGTTCGGTGGTGTTGCAGAGCAGGAATTTGGATGCCAAAAGACCACAGCCAAAGGTCTAACTCAATACTCAGAACCTGAAAAAGACATCCGACAGTGAGAAAGGGATTGGCTAAAGAGGGTGCAGAAAGGAGAATGGCAATCTACAGATTGAAGATGACACATGTTTAACTAGTTAGGAACAAAACGTCATTCGCTGGGATCGGACATGATGCAGGACACTTGCTGAGAAGAACTAATTTGAAAGTTTTGGTAAATATAACTAGCATGACAATATTCTAAAATATCATGAAGAAAATGAGTCACAAACCAAGCACAACAGTAAACAAGCCAATTGGAACTAACACAAGCCAGTTTAACCATACCTTCCTCCCTAATTTTATGCTGATCAAGTCCTTCATTTTCTCTACGGCATATATGGAGCATGCTCGTAGTTCAACTTCCTCCTCACTGCCCGGATCTATTTCACTTTTCTTCTCAATCATGCTGGCAAGGGTTTCACTATATTTGAGCACACCAAGCTTCCGCAGCACAGCTGGAACAATATAGTCCGCCATAATAGTGATTGATGCAATGTCATAAAATTCTCCATATCCTTTGCCACCATATGCACCCCATAGATCTGCAGCAAGTATCTGCGCTCTTTTATACAAGAATACTTGGTGGCCTTTGTACACCGAGTGGTCTCGAAAGCCTAAAAATTAATTATTGGTAGTTAGTATAATTTTTTAATAAGAAAAAAGACTGCAAACTGTAAAGCAATGAAATAGGATCAACCCTAAAATAAGATACCAGGAAAGTGACGAGTGACCATAGCTACAAGCTTAACAGCTGATTTTCCACAGGACTCCACAAGATTGGACGCTTTTCCATCGAAGCTTCTCTCAAGCTCAAATCCAACCTAGAGCGCAAAAGTTAACAATATAATGGCAATTATTAGTTGCACATCATTAGTTTCAGTCTCAATTAATAAAAAAGTCAAGTCTTAAAAAGATGAGAGAAGATGAAAGAACTAAAAACTTGTGTAAATGTAAGGTAAGTTTCACCTCATGTAACAAGCGAACTCTCTCATCCTCCAAAGGTAGTGGCCTAGGCCATTTCAACAGCTTCCTTAGTTCAGGACCTTGTAACACAAACCATTTTGATTACATTAGTATCCAGTACAAGAACACAGCCTCAGTAAGAATGCAGGTCATATAAACTGCTAAACGTGCACAGAAAGCTCATATTTGACTTAGGTCCAAAATTTCTGCAGGAAGTCAAAAGTCTACCCAATATTTGAAACTCTCTCCTCTTATTATGAATACTTTTTCATCTTTATACGTAATCTACCATTTCGGACAAGAAAAGTAAAGTCGATACATATATCCCAATTAGTGTGCACATGACACTGCACATTTGTAATAGCATCTCAATGGACATGGAGGTATGTGTTATTAAGGATCACTACCAGTGTACTTCTGCAGACGATCAGCATCAAATGCAGATTTGTCATTTAGTAGAGCTTCCTTTAGACCCGCTGCCAAATTGTCGTAATTTAAGTCCTTATCTGTTAAAAAGAGATCAACAACAAGAAAACATTCAGCACCAAGTCTATGAACTTAGTGAATCAAAGTACACAAATTTGCAAGAAAGATACACCATGAGTCTATAAATTTGATGGTTCAAGTATGGTGCTGGACTGTTAGTAGTGATATATAAAAGAATTCCAGTCAGCTCCAAGTCTATGAACAAAGTTAAGCAGTCTGTTTCTTCACCCACATACCCTGTGAGCAACTATTATAGGTTCCACAAGTAACTTATTAAACTTCAGTATACAACATACATACATTGATCATTGATATATTACTTCAATAAAAAGGAATTCAGATCCTTGTACTAATACTGGCAGCCCGTAAACCATAAAAAAGTAAAGTTCCATATGAAGAAATAGAATTACACAGCCAAAGCATGCATAAGTCGGAACACAAAGATCATATAGCAGTAGCTGATGCTTAAAGGAAATTGCAAAAAAGGAAAGCAACAGGTACTCAACAACAATAGGTCACACAATGAGGTAAAAAAACAGAGCCTAATGTAATAAAGTTCCTCCGTTTCCCAAACTTCTCTATGGCCCTCTGGTACTGTCAATCAGTTTGATTGAGAAAACCTTCATAATTGCCTAAATGGAGTCCACATCATTGTACTCTCGCACTCCATTATTCAACAAATAATGATAATTTACAGTACCAAAAACCAAACAATGAAAGATTGGGAATTTATCAAAGTACCTGGCCAGAAACAGAAATTCAAAGCATCCAACACAAACAGGTACTGAACAGTGAGCGGCCCATTGTCAAAGTAATGAATCCCTTCGAAATCCCAGTTCACCTTCGGAATCTCGTCTATTGTCTCCGCAACTTTCTCAATCCCTTCCCACATTCCAAAAACAGAAAATTAACAAAATTCAAGACACAACACAACAGCTCTATTTCAAACACCAAGTAACACATTGGCTCTGACAAACCCAGTTACCGGAGGAGTCGACGACGACGTGGGAGGAGTGGTTGGCCACCCAAGCAGAGGTACCCCTGACATCATCCATGGCTGCCAAGTTGAAAACAACTGTAACACGGTGTGTGTTTGAACCCTAATGCCAACTTCTATATAAATAGTGGGTGGCTGTGTGGACAAGTGTGCATGACCCTTTTTTCTTTTTTTTTCGGATTTTTTCGCCGTTCGAAGTTTCGTTTGGTTTCCCGGCTTCCCGCTTTTGTTGGTATAAAGATAAATAAAGGCGTATTTCCATTTCGATATAAGGAGTCTGACTCGTCTGGGATTTTTTCTGGGCCTTAGATTTTCCATCTTTAGCGAGAGCAGAGGTCACGTGGGAATCGAAGACTACCCAGTCTACCCTACTGTACTGCTAAGTAGCGAGGTCATGGAAATTTGCAGAGGCTTTTGTTTATGCACGTTTTTGTTGTCACCAACTCTATCTGGTCAAAATGCGCAATGCTATCTTTACTGAATACGTCAAAATTTATTTTCCAGTTTTAGCCATGTCTTCTATAAATCTTTGTCTGACCTAAATCCCTCCGATCGAACTCAATCACTCCCAAACACAGAGAGAGCTTGAGAAGAACTGAAGTATTTCCATTTGAAATTCCTCTATCTATCAGTTTCTCGCATAGCAAGTGCAAGGTATGAACCATATATATGATTTCTTCTTCTCTCAAACAGTTAGGCACATATGGTATTTCATGTAGGTCAATCCTTTTCTTAATTTCTTGTTTATCTGTATATAATCATATTGTGGGTATTGTTATTGATCACATATTGATTTTAATTTCGTTGCATGGGTATTTTGTTTGGATTGTTTTTTCCTTGGAGAGAGAGAAGAGGTTTTGCTTTTGGGAGGTGATGAATGCTCAAATGCCCATATGGTTTTGCTTAGATGCTCGGTTGCTTGTTGTATGTTTGTCTCTCTCTTTTTTGGTGTCTCGGTGAGTTGAAACACATGTGTAATCATTGATATTATACTTGAACGAATAAGGCAGTAGATTAACAGAACACTATCATAGAGGTAGTATTAATTGGGAAGTTGATTGTGTCTGTGAATTGCTCTCATCGGCACTTGTTGCTTGATCTTCATATTGTTATGAAATTGGTACTTTTAATTTTGTTTGGTGTCGCTTTTGTGTTTGAGTGATGCCTTCTTGATTCGGCTAGAATGCTGAGTTTTGTCTCTGTTTTGATATGGATTTCAATTTTGAATTGCTACTATTGAAGTTGATAAAGGGAACTACCAGAATTCATTGTTAGTGTGTTGCAGATTGGTTTATCATTTAGAAATGTGTAGTTAGTGGGACTTGGCTTCACCCTAGATAGGTACATGTTAGTTTCATTGTATGAGCATATTAATTTAACATTCAAATGAAACTAATGTAACTAGTTAGGAAATTTCAGTGATGTCGCTTGGTGCAAAAATCAGTTTTATCAATTTTTTTCAAGTCACGTTGCAATGTTTGCTGAGAGCTTGATGTAGATCTACTAGAGTGTTTTGTTTGAAGTTTCATTGTAGGTTCAGTTATGTAAATTGCCAGTAGTATACTTGTATCCACTCTGAAGCAATAATGTCCTTTTCGTTAATAAGAACCTGTTGTGTTGCCTTGCCTTTATAAAAGCTTTGTCACACTGGTGTTTGTTTGAAAAATTGAATCACAAGAAACTTGATGCTTATATATGCGATTTCACTCATTTCAGTTTTTTTATAGTTGAATCTATGCTATAAATTTGGTAGGTTTGTAAGAAAGAAACTTTGCTATGCAGTTATGGCTCGTAGGAATTTATCAAAGACAAGAAAGATTCTTCTGATGTTGGACAATATTAAGGATTCACTTAATTTTGTCGTCATGGTATATGTTATGATGTATATTATTGCATTTCAACATTATCGAAAATATAGATTGAAATCTCGATCTATTTTTGATGTTATTTCAAGAATTAGAAACTTTGAAAGAATGGTATATGCAAGCAATGTAAGATGCATAAACAGTCTTCGTATAGATAGACACATTTACCATATTATGCTCTATGTTACACACGTAATATGAGAGACACAAGAAATGTGTCTGTGGAGGAAATGGTAGTTATGTTCTTGCATATTCTTGCACACCATGAAAAGAACAGAATCATACAAGATAGATTTCTGCATTATGAGGAAAAAATTAGTAGATATTTTAATGTGGTATTAAGAGCAGTCCTACGTCTACAAGGACAGTTGTTAAAAAAACCAGAACCTGTCCCTGAGAACTCCTCTTATGAGAAGTGGAAATGGTTCAAGGTATACTAACATCTGTTATTTTTTATTACACTACGAAATTAAAGAACAAAATACATTCTAAGTTGCTTGTTGTTGTAGAATTGTCTTGGGGTGCTAGATGAGACATACATAAGAGTACATGTGCCGGAAGCTGACAAGCCTAGGCATAGAAGTAGGAAGAATGAAATTGCTACAAACGTCTTGGGAGTATGTTCCCAAGATATGCAATTCAATTATGTATTACCTGGTTGGGAAGGTTTCGCTGCAGATTCAAGAGTGCTCCGTGATGCCATTAGTAGGAGGTATGGGTTACGAGTCCCTCATGGTGAGATGATGTGAAAGATTCTATTTTCTGTCATTAGTTTACTGATTTTCTATCTTGGTATTAATTTTCATCAAAGTAATTACATTTTTACTTTACTTAATAGGGTATTACTACCTTGTTGATGCAGTGTATCCAAATGGGAAAGGGTTTCTTGCTCCACATAGAGGTCAGAGCAAGGACTAAAATTTCCATGATTATGGAAATATCGACTCTAAAAAAAAAGGATATTTCGATGGAAATTTCGGGAAAGTATCGATATCATTAAAGTTTCGAAGAAATTAAAGGAAAGATAGTTACATTTAGTGACTCTATTAATATAATTAAATGTAGTTATCTGACGTAAGTGCATCCTGGAAGGGATGGCTAAGGTGTTTCCCAAACTACCAGATGACCAGGGTTCAAGTCCCCGTGCATTTCCTTTATGTTTTGTTCAAAAATTTCAAATTTGGGCCCAGTTCGGCCCAGTTGGTGACAAAGTATCGAGAATTTCGGTAAAAATTCGAAAATTTCTCAATTTATCGTGAAATTTCCAAAATCTCGAACGATAAGTGATTAGAACATCAAATAAGTTTCGCTACTTAAAAAAAACGAAAATATCGCCGAAATATCGACGATAAATTCGATTTTTCAGTCCTTGGGTCAAAGATACCATTTAAATGATTGGAGAGATGGGTATCAACCTACCACCCCTGAAGAATATTTTAATATGAAGCATTCATCTGCTAGGAACATGATTGAGAGATGTTTTGGGTTACTTAAGATGAGTTGGGCAATTCTAAGGAGCTCCTCGTTTTTTCTAGTGAAGACGCAATGTCGAATAGTCATAGCATGTTGTCTGCTTCACAACCTTATTAGAAGGAAAATGGCAATTGATCCCTTGGAAAATCAATTGAATGCGTTTCTTGCTAACCAGGATGATGATGATGATGATGTGATCAATTTTATTGACTCTTCAGAACAATGAAGTGATTGGAGGAGAGAGTTCGCTACACAAATGTTCAATGCATGAAGAGGAAATAGGAGCACAAGATGAAAAACTAATGGAACTGTGTTTGATTGTAATTTTTACTTTTGCTACTCCATATGGAGATGTGCTTGAAGTTGGTACGTAGCTTTGTTCTAAAGTTCTGTAGGCTGTTTTTGTTATGTATAGAACTTTCTTCTGTTTTGAACTGTTTGTACTTGTTTGTATGAGTATGAAACTGATCTTGTTCACTTCCCTGCTGGCGTTATCTATTTAATTGTCTTCTTACTATTCTTTAACTATTATAAAATTAAATTCCTTTATTAACAAGTAGTTTTGCACTATGTTGTAAACTTGTAATGAAGGGTGAGGAAGAATAAAGTAGTTATTTAGTCTGTAACAAGTAGTTTATTTCACTTCTCACTGTTGTGTTTATGTAGGATGGATTCGCAAGAAAACTTATCAAGATCCTCAGCTACTAAAAGTGGAAGAAATAAAGAGAAGCAACTATCATACACTTGGACCCTTGTCGAAGATGTAGCTCTAGTAGAGAGTTTAACTGAACTTTGTCTGGCTGGGCACTGGAATGTTGACAATGGATTCAGGTCAGGATATTTGGGACAACTAGAAAAAATTATAGAGCAAAAGATACCAAATTGTGGATTGAAAGCAGACCCCCACATTTTGTCTCGTGTTAAGACACTGAAGAAACAAACACTTGCCATCTCAAACATGATAGCTAACTCAAATGGCTGCTCATGGGACCATGAAAATAAGATGATTGTATGCGAAAAGCAAGTGTTTGACGATTGGGTTAAGGTATGTTGCTTTAAATTTAAATGTAAGTTCTTAAATTTGAAATTTGTAGGTCTCTACTTCTGTAGCTTCAGTCATGTCTTTTGTGTGTATACTTCTGCTAGATAGAGAAATTTGCTTTCAGCAAATAACGCCATGTTTGTCTATAAAAGAAAATGGTTATGGTTTGTGGATGTTTGGTGTCATGAAAAAACTAATAGAAAGACCAGCGATTATATTTATACCACATCTGAAAAATGTTGGTTTGTATTACATGGATGCAAGTTCCTAAATTGAATTTTTGGATCTGTAAATTTAAATGCAAGTTCTAAAACGTAAGTTCCTCTTTACAGTAAGACACATTCTTTTTGCCATAAGTAATATAGACGTTATAGAGTAGCAGTGAGAGTTTGGCAAGAAGTGAAAAAGATAACCTTTCTTCTATGCTTGATGATTTGAGTGGTGCCATAAATTGGTTATTTTTTTCTTTGTTTTGTTGGGTTTTTGCCCCTTTCAGCACCAACAAAAAAAAAAAAAAACCTTTGTAGCAGTATCTATTAGTATGGTCTGTAATATCTAGTTATGTTGAATATGACAAGTTCACAAAGATACCAAAGGATTAAAACTTAAACTATTCATTCATTATGATAGTTTGGTGGAAGCTTTTGGAAAAGATCGAGCCAATGGGTTGGGGGCTGAAGGACCTGCTGAAGTGGTTGAAAATTTGAATAACAATAATGAATTTGTTGATCTCGAAGGAGATGGTTTGTGTGAAAATGTTGTTCCTACATATGCTACTGACACTCTTTCTGCTCCTAGTTCAACTCGGACTAGAAAACGAACCAGAGATGCTTATGCTCAATGCTTGGGAGACAGGTCTAGCACACTACGCTCTTTTGTGGACATGACCAAGACCCACTTGGAGACTATGAAAGAAGTGCTTTTGAATGACCATACAACATCTACAAAAAGAGGTAAACTTGTTGAACAACTTATGAAAGTTGAAGGTATGAATGATTATGATGTGCTTGAGGCTGCTGCAAAAATTATTGGTGATGACTCTAAAATTGAGCTCTTGTTCAGCTTGCCCGACAATTTAAAGAGGCAATGGATTTATAAGATTCTTAACCACTAGAGAAAAGGATGTTAAAGACTAATGTTGGCCTTAAAGCTGCTTTTGTATTTATTTTGTATCTGCTTTTGTATTTATGTGAATTTATTCCGAATGTCCAATTAATTGTAGATGTACGTGTATGCAGTGAGATCTAAACAATATTCATATATGATGGTTATTTCACAAGCAATATTGTGTGCTGGTATGTTTGTTTAAATAGGGAAATTCAGAGCAGGTCATGGGTTATACTTGTATAATGTATAGATAGTCTGATATATGTTGAAATGCAACGATATGGTGTTTGATGATTGATAATCATTGAAGTTAAAAAGTTGCAAACAATGATTATAGCTGAGGGGTATTAATAGAAAACTGATAGGATTAGGTTTCTTTTCCTTAGTGGTGCCAAACACTGCAATGGAAAGTAGAGAATGAATTATGAATACATTCCTTACTATTCCAAACACATGAAAGGAAAGTTGGTGAGAGTTTCAATTTCTCATGCACAAAGAAAATTTAAAGAATGGATTTCCTTTCCTTTCCATTCTATGAACCAAACAAGGCTTAAATGTGAGATGGATCAATGGGAGACGAAACTTTGTTTGTTGCTAGCTGTAGAAGGAAGATCAAGGCTTGTTATGAGATAGCACCGAAACATGAAAATGGATGCTAGTTCTAAAATGTGTATAAGTTTACTAATTCTAATTTTTGTTCATTGGTTGTTAAATCTTACATAGAATGTGTGTCCCTTCTTTACTTTTGAGAATGGATGAATAGGTTATTACATCATGGATGTATAGTTAATGATTAATTATTACATTTGTCTCTAAAATTGGGGTCCAGGTTCTATGTCTCTTTGGTGTATAAGAACAATCCAACAGCTTCTTATATTTTTTATTTTATTTTTTTGTCGTAAAACATAACATTCATAGAAGCCCCAAGGGCATAAGGAAACCCAAACAAAGTCATGGGCAGACAACAAGTCTCTCAAAATCATTAACACATAATTAAGACATTAAAATGACAAACAAAAAAAAAAAGAAACTAAACATAAAAGCCTAAAAAAACATCCAAACCCTAAATAAAGTTTTTTCTTCATCTCCATCTTGCATCGGATCTTCGACGGAAATCGCGAGCATAGATTGGTAACCAAGGGTGGTCTGCGGAGGTGAGGATATAGACAGAGCCGCCATACATTCTCCAGTGGACCGATTACGAGAAAATCTTGCATAAAAAAAGTGACAACAACCGAACCAAAATAGATCTCAACAAACAAAATTAAGATCTAAAGAAGTGGCTGAGACGGATGACGAAATCTTCCATGGTAGAGCGAGGTAGACAAGAAAAGGAGTTTTGTTTCCGACCTGAAAATCTTGAGTAAAGGAAGAAGAAAATCTAAGAATCTCCATGAAAACAAATATGAAAGTAAACATTAGATTTTCGATCTAAGGTGTACAAACAAATTTGGTCCATGGAGACTAAAATCAGACGCAAGGAAAGAGAAAAACAATGAAAAAATCACCAATTGAGTGAGGAATCACCACAGAGGATGAAAAGTCACCACAGAGGATGAGGGATCACCACAAACGTGAGAAAAAAGATGTAAAAACTTGGGGAAGAAGATGATCAATGAAAATTCGAAAGAAAATGGGTCAAAGCTCGATCAAGAGTGGCCTCCCCACTCTTAACACATCGATCTAGATTCAGATAAATCCAAATTTGGGCAAGAGAGGGGGGAGGGGGTTTCATATATGGTTTCTCTCTCTAAACTTGGAGAGAGACGCTATTGGATACCAACATGGACAGAACACTGGGCCTTGTGTGTTTGCCCAATGAGAGAGAGAGCTCAGTTTGTTAAAGTCATTGTAATTCCCTTTTGACTTTAGTTGTTGCCAACTATGAACTTATCTTTTGTACTCAGCCTATATATGCTATAAGAAATGTAGTTACACCTTATGAATGAAATGAGTATTGTCTAGTTTATTTTTAATTTCCTTTCTTGTACTTCGTTCTCAACATTTGGTATCAAGAGCCGGTACGATGCGGGCTTCAAAAAACGTGCCGTCGTCCATGCCAATGTCCGGTGCGACAGTCGACCCACCACACTCCATAACCCACCCATCTTCATCCCAATCTACCCTAGAAAACTAGTACCAAACTTTCAAATCTACAGTGGAATTTTTGCAAACCCAAAACACCAAGCTCCATGCTTCGATGCAACACCTCACCCTTTCTCTCAACCAAGCTCAAGCGGCGTTTCAAAATCACATTACAACTCAGATGGTAGTTATGCAAGACAACCTTTTAACTACCATGGCCCAACGCTTACCACCACCTCTTTCACAGCCATTAACAACCTTTCCTCCACTCACTTTCGGCACACTGCCTTACCCAGCCATATAATCATCAACCCAAACCACCTCTTGCACATGGTCGGATATGGGTATGACCAACCATTTTTCTTCTGGGTTCATAGGCCAATCGTCTTCATCGGCACAATCAGCTTTCTCCACATACTCCACGGTCACCTCTATTAACAACTCACCCCACTCTAAATCACAACACCTTAAAAACCAACAACATACCAACACCAACACCAGATTCCAAACCCAAAATTTCCATGACTCTTACACTTACAAACCACCCAAAATTTCCATGACTCTTACACTTACAAACCACCAAAAATTTCCATGACTCTTACACTTATAAACCACCAAAAATTGACCATTGGCAAAGACGCCATTGGGTGGTTGGCCATGGCTGATCGTTATATATGCTCTTATCGCATCCCACCCCATGAGTGTGTCCAAGCTATCTCCGCCCACTTCAGAGCCGATGTTTCTGTCTAGATGAACGTCCTTGAATAACGTCGGCCTTACATCACATGGGAGAGCTTTGTGGTAGCTTTTCTCGAGCATTTTGGGTCAGAAAACACCTCCGATTTCAAGGCTCAGCTATCTCACCTGCAGCAACAGGGCACGGTCGACAAGTTCTTCACCGAGTTCACCAAACTCTCGTGTCGTGCTCTCGATTGGTCAGATGCCGATCTATGGCTCATGTTTTGCGACGGTCTAAAGAATGAGCTGAGACACGATGTGTTGGCTATGGGTCCTCGATCTCTTTCTCACGCACACCAGCTAGCACAGCATTATGAGGCTAAGCTAAGGGCGGAGCGTGCTGAATGTGCATATCGAAATGTTACTGGCCGGAAATCATGGCAGTCATACCCACAACCACCTAGTGGCCCCTCCCTAACCCAACCACCACCCATTAATCCCACCCACGGTCAACAGATACCCCAACCCCCAAATTCAAAACTTGCTATCATTGCACGACAAAACTCCTCCACCCATGTCCGTTAGTGGTCCCCAGGAGAGTAACGGGACAGAAGAGAACGAAACATTTGCTACACATGTGAGGAACCATACTCTAAATACCACATTTGCAAAAAGCCATTTATGGCAATTTTGGCCCCAATGGTTGAGCAAGGGGATGAGCCGTTGAAGTTTCATGATGCTAGCACCTCCTTGGAAAACCAAACTCATGATTTCGAGGAGTCCCTGCCTTTACATGCTATTACAAAATCCTCCTTGGATAAGATGATGCGATTGGAGGGAACAATTCACGGGAAACCAATCCGAGTCTTCATCGATTGTGGCTCTGCATCGAACTTCCTCAATCCGGCTGTAGCTACACATCTAGGCATTCCAGTTCACTATGACTCATCCCTAAGATTTACATCGGCTTTCGGACATCAATTACGACCTTCTTGGGCCGTCAGGAAGTCACTGTGCATATTCAGAGCTATAATTTCACTGATGGTTTGTTTTTTTACCTGTTGTGGGATGTGACTTGGTATTGGGAGCGAAGTGGCTCCGTACCCTCGGCTTCATTGGGTGGCACTTTGCCGATAAGGTGATGATCTTCTTCAGAAAAGGGAAGTGTTATACTCTCCAAGGTACCAACTCCGGCCGGCGAACGTATATCGCCTCTTTAATGGCGTTGGTCCGATCTGCTTTTTCCCATCCCACTTATCCCACCCCACCTAAACCTGACCCGCTCCAGAACCAGCCCAAATGTGTATTGGACCTGATACATGCCTATGCAGATTTATTCTCTACACCCACAACCCTACCTCCACAAAGGCTTATTGATCACAAAATCACATTACTCCCTCACACAAGCCCAATTCGAGTCAGCCCATATAGATATGCCCATTCACAAAAAGAGGAGTTGGAATCACAAGTTATTGATCAGAAAATCACATTACTCCCTCACACAAGCCCAATTCGAGTCAGCCCATATAGATATGCCCATTCACAAAAAGGGAAGTTGGAATCACAAGTTCAAGAGATATTGGAGAAAGGGATAATTCGTCCTAGCTCAAGCACAAACTTTTCCCCGGTACTCCTTGTCAAGAAGAAGGACAAAACATGGCGTTTTCGTGTCGATTATCGTCGTCTCAATGCCGCCGCCATTAATGATCGTTTTCCTATCCCAGTGGTCGACGAGCTCTTGGACAAGTTACATGGTGCTTGCTATTTTACTAAATTGGATTTGAAATCGGGCTATCATCAAATTCGCATAAGGGAAGAGGATATCGAAAAGACGGCTTTTCGCACCCATGATGGTCATTTCGAATTTGTGGTGATGCTATTTGGCTTGACAAAATGGACCATCCACATTTCAAGCTCTCATGAACCACATTTTCAAACCCCACCTACGTAAGTGTGTTCTTGTGTTTTTTGATGATATATTAATTTTCAGCCCAGATTTAAACTCTCACTTGAAACATGTGCAAGCTGTTTTTGAGTTGTTACGGGCTAATCAACTATTTGTGAAGTTGTCTAAATGTTCTATAGCCCAACCGAAAGTGGAATATCTGGGTCACGTTATCAAAGAAGGGGCCTCTATGGATCCACAGAAAATATAAAGTATTTTGGACTGGCCCAAGCCCACCACCGTGAAAGGACTGCGCGGCTTCTTAGGGTTGGTTGGCTATTACCGCCGCTTCGTTCGACATTTTGGCGTAATTGCCCAACCCTTGAATGATCTGCTTCGCCATGACAACTTCCATTGGACCCCTGTTTTTGACGAGGCTTTCTCTAAATTAAAGCAAGCAATCACTACCGCCCCGGTTTTGGCCTTGTCGGATTTCTCTAAACCATTCGT encodes:
- the LOC101308216 gene encoding UPF0553 protein-like is translated as MDDVRGTSAWVANHSSHVVVDSSGIEKVAETIDEIPKVNWDFEGIHYFDNGPLTVQYLFVLDALNFCFWPDKDLNYDNLAAGLKEALLNDKSAFDADRLQKYTGPELRKLLKWPRPLPLEDERVRLLHEVGFELERSFDGKASNLVESCGKSAVKLVAMVTRHFPGFRDHSVYKGHQVFLYKRAQILAADLWGAYGGKGYGEFYDIASITIMADYIVPAVLRKLGVLKYSETLASMIEKKSEIDPGSEEEVELRACSIYAVEKMKDLISIKLGRKVLSIELDLWLWSFGIQIPALQHHRTLSIYY